Proteins co-encoded in one Quercus robur chromosome 8, dhQueRobu3.1, whole genome shotgun sequence genomic window:
- the LOC126695957 gene encoding uncharacterized protein LOC126695957: protein MGVDPDESLIAEVDEEVLHSHRKRVAPTSREDDEDARQGEIIRDSIALAMWQNYVQIMGKISKKNGGDPSKEVQWSSVMDDALVDAFLHQVIIGGRVNGTFTSKAYDDIVKELVEKFDMEITKDKVKNRQKTLKKNFHECYDIFKDGLSGFGWNDSLNMWTAEPEVWEPLIVSKPTAKKWMTTPIPNYSKMAQLWVKDRTKGDHAETAREKRARYDTSTTIDEIDNMISQNEVSLENFEVENDQRSPKINVARSRVSSQDAMSSKSKKRRLAEDDELRNVISQSFDNVSKAIDRATEVMPKCFSKSYGTEVHTALSILDLDPISKTEAYIFFMENPTYKEMFFGCPDHKRKCVLLTLMSRSKN from the exons ATGGGTGTCGATCCTGATGAAAGTCTTATTGCTGAAGTTGATGAAGAGGTTTTGCATTCTCATCGTAAACGTGTGGCCCCTACTTCAAGAGAAGATGATGAGGATGCTAGAcaaggagaaattataagagatTCTATAGCATTAGCCATGTGGCAAAATTATGTCCAAAT CATGGGTAAGATATCAAAGAAGAATGGTGGAGATCCAAGCAAAGAAGTACAATGGAGTAGTGTTATGGATGATGCTTTAGTGGATGCTTTTTTACATCAGGTGATCATAGGTGGTAGAGTTAATGGAACTTTTACCTCTAAGGCATATGATGACATAGTGAAAGAGTTGGTTGAAAAATTTGACATGGAGATCACCAAGGATAAGGTGAAAAATCGACAGAAGACACTGAAAAAGAATTTTCATGAATGCTATGACATATTTAAAGATGGATTGAGTGGTTTTGGATGGAATGATTCTTTAAATATGTGGACAGCTGAACCAGAAGTTTGGGAGCCACTCATAGTG TCTAAACCTACAGCCAAGAAGTGGATGACAACACCTATACCTAATTACTCTAAGATGGCACAACTTTGGGTTAAAGATAGAACAAAAGGTGATCATGCTGAAACTGCAAGGGAGAAACGTGCTAGGTATGATACATCTACCACTATTGATGAGATTGATAATATGATATCTCAAAATGAAGTTTCTTTGGAGAACTTTGAAGTGGAAAATGATCAGAGATCACCAAAAATTAATGTTGCACGTTCTCGAGTGTCATCACAAGATGCAATGTCTTCTAAAAGTAAGAAAAGACGACTGGCAGAAGATGATGAACTCAGGAATGTAATTTCCCAATCATTTGATAATGTATCAAAGGCAATTGATAGGGCGACTGAGGTTATGCCAAAGTGCTTTTCAAAGTCATATGGAACAGAAGTTCACACAGCTTTGAGCATATTGGACTTAGATCCAATATCAAAGACTGAGGCCtacatattttttatggaaaatccAACATATAAGGAGATGTTCTTTGGTTGCCCAGATCATAAGCGCAAATGTGTCTTATTGACACTGATGTCTaggtctaaaaattaa